The genomic window GAGCTGTTTGTAGGGCGCGACTGAGTGCGTAACAATCACGTGACCCCTCTGGCGTCACCTCAGCCATTTCCGGGTGTTTTCCCTCAGCTGGACGGTGACAGCGAGCTAACGCAGCTTTCTCGAAGTGTTGAAGCCTTAACTTTATTTTTGCCGAAATGAACAGAATATTTGGAAGAGGAAAACCCAAAGGTCCACCACCGAACCTTACCGACTGCATAGGAACCGTGAGTATAATCCCGAAATAACTTTTTGAACACTGTCTcgaacaaaataaacaaagatgGAGCCCTTCTCGGCTGGGTTAGCTAACTGCTAGCTAACTTTATGAGCAGAAACTAGGCCAGCGTTTACCATATTTAACTGGCATGTTGTCGAAACTACTAGTTAAAAGTTGTTAAATTACTGAAAGCAGACAGAATAATATCACAAAGCGTTTTACCTATCACAGTGTATGGATAGTATTGGTCGATAATCAAAGTTTATAAACTAAACAATGGGTGTATGTGTTGACGTAATGAATCAGCATTATGTAATTTTAAGTAGGAATTTGAACCATTTCACTGGCACACACCAGAAACCATGTCGCTCTCTTAGTGGAATGGCTGACATCAACCAGTTAAACAGGTTATGTGTCTGGTCAGAGCTATTGTTAGCTAACTGAGGTGGAGGAAGAAACAGATGACATGGTTAATGGTACATAATTAGCCTCAATTAAACTACTGTGTATCTGTGCCTAAGGAAAAGCATTTTAAGCAATGCATTAGTTAGTTTAAAGTGGTTGTATTTGTTCTAAAAGTCCTCTTTTAAGATTATCCCACTGTTAATGAACAAAAGCTGATGTCATTGtctctgtttttaatttgaaggtTGATTCTCGGGCAGACTCTGTTGAGAAGAAGATTGCCAAACTAGATGCTGAACTTATGAAGTACAAGGACCAGATGAAAAAGATGAGAGATGGGCCCTCAAAGGTGAGATTTACTGTCCAGCTCACAAACACAGCATGTTATCAGCAGTCATGTCACTGTGGTAGATAATGAAATGTTTTAGTTGTGAGTTTGGGATAGTGTGTGTGACCTTCATTAACATTTTGTACATCCTTCAGCACAATAAAAGTCTTTATTATGAAGCCAGTGGATGGAATACAAAcattgcaacttttttttttaaaatttctttttaatatttagAGAGATGGGCCCTCAAATATGGGGTTTATTGTACAGTTTtactggaaaacaaaaaaaggaatggGCTCTTCACTTGAAACCCTTTTAGCATGCAACAAGCCAGGACCAAGTTCAACTCTCATACAACCCTGATTCCATAAAAAGTTGAGACACTCAGGATTCCCactgtcatggaaaacctggaaaagtgatggaatttcacagtcacattttccaggccttgAAAATTTATGGAATGAGTAAAAATCACATAACATTTTAGAAGAGTCGTGGAATTTTGGTGTGTTTAATGAAATTATTACAGGAATCTTATGTGTAACATAAccacaaatttattttctgtagctgtcgaCATAAAGTTGCTCTGATATGTGTTgatgtgtgacattttgtgtaCCATCACATATGTTTTTTTAGTTTCTTCCCACGatccctctctgtcttcatatttgccagcaagctgaaattatttttgattagagtttgaatctgaaatgtttgaaaaatgcCCAGCAAATGGggcaagaaaatgttttttttatcatgggTTCTTAAAAAGTTATGGAAAAGCTTtgaagttttgtcagtgaaaatgGGTGAGAATCCTGGACACACTACACTATACAGAAAACCAGAAAGCAAATCAAATTGCAAATCCTTTTCGTCAATcagcagtataaaataagaaTTCAACATGTccattttttcatttaacatATTTCCAAAGCAGCTACTCACATGAAACGTAGACCAGACATTGGTATTTACTGAATTAAACTACACGGATAAATAAAGTGTAACATTTCCGTACATAGAATTTATGTGCAATAACATGAAATGACACTGGAAAAAAGTACAGAACACACAAATTGATATTTAGTTTAATATTTGGAGAAGCCTTTGTTTACAATGCTAGCTGAaagacacttcctgtgtgaagaAACTAATGTCTCACAGTGTTCAGGTGGGATTTGGCCCAGTCTTCCACGCAGTCTATAAATCTTGAAGATTTTGGGGGCCACTTGTGAATCTTGAGAAAGAATTTCATTCTTAAAACTTCAACAGTGAGTGTCTTCAGTTTCAAACACTTGCTGAGTGATGTTAAtagaaaaggtgatgtaacacagtgatGAACTTTTTTTGAATGTGTTGCAGACATCCAGTTCACAATGAGTgtataattacaaaaaaacaaaaaaagttaattagTTTGAACATGAAATATTTGTACTATATTCAGTTGAACGtaggttgaaaaggatttgcaaatcattgcattatatttttatttctgattTACACAGTGACCCAACATTTTTGGAATCAAAGTTGTACATAGTATAAAATGAGCATTCACAAAACTTTCTTCAtacatttgtctttttattataacacacacatgctgaagAAGGTAGAGCCAGAAATGTTGGTGTCAGTGGACTGTCAGCTGTTCAGAAGAAAAATGTACAAAGCAAAATTGTGAGTTTTCATCTGATACTACTATGCTGTAGAATACAGAGGTTTGGCACAAGATTACTGAATACGTATCTTCTCATTATTCCAGCAATATGATATCCTTCAGGATCATGAGACATGATACCAAAATTACACTGTTTCAAATGCCTTACTGCAGGAAGTGTACACATATTTTCTACagaactctttttttattcaatAAAAGAAGGCAGAGTTCTCACATGTTAAATGCAGCTGCACCAAAATATTGCCAGCACTTTGATTTAAATCAGAAAGTATGTGATCAAAGAAGTAAAAGTACACTCATCATATATTTGTGTCCAGGTAATGCTTTGTATTGATCATCAGTTGATATAATTTGTTGAGTGTTctcaattttttttcatttaccaGAACATGGTCAAGCAAAAGGCTATGAGAGTTCTGAAGCAGAAGAGAATGTAAGTCCTTTTATTCCCCAAACTCAGAGTGTTAATTGTCTTTAAACATGTCATATTAACCTTAAAAGCTTTACATGTTTTCCTCATTAACCAGAGGTATTCTCTTTGTCAACTGCTATAAAGTCTCACTTCATTTTATCATTATATCTTGCAGGTATGAGAGCCAGAAAGATAACCTCATGCAGCAGTCTTTCAACATGGAACAAGCAAACTACACAATCCAGACCCTTAAAGATACTAAAACCACCGTAAGATATGAAATAATCTACCAGAACAATGATGGAGGAAAACAGGGCTTTCTGCTAACATTTGCTTTTTCCTTTTAGGTTGATGCCATGAAAGTGGGCCTTAAAGACATGAAGAAAGCCTACAAGCATGTGAAGATTGATCAGATTGAGGTATTTGTTTTTTGACCTTGTATTTACTTCACTAGGAGGTTTGTAGTAGCCATCTGATGTCAGCTATACTAAGATAATAGATGTCACCAGATTGGATAATGGCACAGTAAAtcattgtgtatatatatttaaagatatCACATTCTTAGTCCCCTCCTAATGTGGCATTTACACAAAATATTATCGTGCActcttgtatactgggacagaAGGTACCCAACACTGTTGGAAGCTCACAACCAGAACATTTTCTTAGCAATTAAGTTACTGTTGAAGATAATACAGTGGTTTAGTTATGAGCTTGGGACAGTGTGTGGGACgttcattaaagggacagttcacccccaaatcaaaactacatattttccctcttacctgttgtgctatttatcagtctagattgttttggtgtgagttgcagagtgttggagatatcgaccgtagagatgtctgccttctcttgaatataatggacctagatggcactcagcttgtggtgctcctaaaacatacatttgaatAGCTCAACATTTTCAGGAATCAcaacctggttactcaagataatccacagaccttgttgtgagcagtttcatgtaggaactagtTTATTTCTactaaataaaactcaccagccgaatcactgcacagaagtAAGCGTGTTTGCTAGCtcctagctaacattacagcacaGCCAAGGACaccaccattaatgtttacatcttgtgctgtcacaagcattagcttctcgtccatgagtagatgcacacttccttctgcttgGTGATTCGGTTgttgggtgtagttcagtataAAGAGTATGAAGTTCCTACATTACTtttctcacaacaaggtctgtggattatctggaAGAacaaggtcatgatttctagaaaagAGACATTAccgttgagtttttcaaatatattttcagCGCTTTGAGCACcgcaagctgagtgccatctagttccattatattcaagagtcGGCAGATATCTCTACGACCCATATCTCCAACACTATACATCTCACAGTCAACAATCAagactgataaaaagcactacaagtgagaggaaaaatgttttttgattttggggtgaactgtccctttaacctcCTGTACAGCATTTAGCAAAATCCAAGTCTTTGTTTCAGAGCAGATGGATGAAATGCAAACATTTAAACTCCCTTTTAATATCCAGGATCTTCAAGATGACCTTGCAGACATGATGGAGGATGCCAATGACATCCAGGAGGCGCTGGGAAGAAGCTATGGCACGCCTGAAGTTGATGATGCTGACTTGGA from Epinephelus lanceolatus isolate andai-2023 chromosome 20, ASM4190304v1, whole genome shotgun sequence includes these protein-coding regions:
- the chmp5b gene encoding charged multivesicular body protein 5, whose translation is MNRIFGRGKPKGPPPNLTDCIGTVDSRADSVEKKIAKLDAELMKYKDQMKKMRDGPSKNMVKQKAMRVLKQKRMYESQKDNLMQQSFNMEQANYTIQTLKDTKTTVDAMKVGLKDMKKAYKHVKIDQIEDLQDDLADMMEDANDIQEALGRSYGTPEVDDADLEAELDALGDELLMDDDSSYLDEASSAPAIPEGMPGDKSVNRDGVLVDEFGLPQIPAT